The proteins below come from a single Alligator mississippiensis isolate rAllMis1 chromosome 2, rAllMis1, whole genome shotgun sequence genomic window:
- the SLC35C1 gene encoding GDP-fucose transporter 1 isoform X1, whose protein sequence is MNRAQLKRAGILRMALSGAADPLLPAEEDGSSRREPPFALRAARIALVVCLYWAISITMVFLNKYLLDSPTLRLDAPLFVTFSQCAVTTLLCKGFSLLAVCGPPGTLDFPSLRLDLKVSRSVLPLSLVFIGMITFNNLCLKHVGVAFYNVGRSLTTVFNVLLSYLLLKQTTSLYALLTCGVIIGGFWLGIDQEGAEGTLSWTGIAFGILASLCVSLNAIYTKKVLPAVDSSIWRLTFYNNVNACVLFLPLMLLFGEFHTLYHFDKLGDPSFWGMMTLGGVFGFAIGYVTGLQIKFTSPLTHNVSGTAKACAQTVLAVAYYEETKSFLWWTSNMMVLGGSFAYTWVKGLEMRKVQEELSPKPGEKSETGV, encoded by the exons ATGAACAGGGCGCAGCTGAAGCGCGCGGGCATCCTGCGCATGGCGCTGAGCGGCGCCGCCGACCCGCTGCTGCCGGCCGAGGAGGATGGCAGCAGCCGCCGGGAGCCGCCCTTCGCGCTCCGCGCCGCGCGCATCGCGCTGGTGGTCTGCCTCTACTGGGCCATCTCCATCACCATGGTGTTCCTCAACAAGTACCTGCTGGACAGCCCCACGCTGCGCCTGGACGCGCCGCTCTTCGTCACCTTCTCCCAGTGCGCCGTCACCACCCTGCTGTGCAAGGGGTTCAGCCTGCTGGCTGTCTGCGGCCCCCCGGGCACGCTGGACTTCCCCTCGCTGCGCCTGGACCTCAAGGTGTCACGCAGCGTGCTGCCCCTGTCCCTCGTCTTCATCGGCATGATCACCTTCAACAACCTGTGCCTCAAGCACGTCGGTGTGGCCTTCTACAACGTGGGCCGCTCGCTCACCACCGTCTTCAACGTCCTGCTCTCCTACCTGCTCCTCAAGCAGACCACCTCCCTCTACGCCCTGCTGACCTGCGGGGTCATCATAG GTGGCTTCTGGCTGGGTATAGACCAGGAAGGAGCAGAAGGCACCTTGTCATGGACCGGCATAGCCTTTGGGATCCTGGCAAGTCTTTGCGTTTCCCTCAATGCCATCTATACCAAGAAAGTTCTGCCTGCTGTGGATAGCAGCATCTGGCGTCTGACCTTCTACAACAATGTGAATGCGTGTGTCCTATTCTTGCCCCTTATGTTGTTGTTTGGTGAGTTTCATACCCTCTACCACTTTGATAAGCTGGGAGACCCCAGCTTCTGGGGTATGATGACCCTCGGTGGAGTGTTTGGTTTTGCCATCGGGTATGTGACGGGACTCCAGATAAAGTTCACCAGCCCACTCACCCATAATGTCTCTGGAACAGCTAAAGCCTGTGCCCAGACAGTTTTGGCTGTTGCCTACTATGAGGAGACCAAAAGCTTCCTGTGGTGGACAAGCAACATGATGGTTCTGGGGGGATCCTTTGCATATACATGGGTAAAAGGGCTGGAGATGAGGAAGGTACAGGAAGAATTGTCTCCAAAACCAGGTGAGAAAAGTGAGACCGGTGTCTAG
- the SLC35C1 gene encoding GDP-fucose transporter 1 isoform X2, with amino-acid sequence MALSGAADPLLPAEEDGSSRREPPFALRAARIALVVCLYWAISITMVFLNKYLLDSPTLRLDAPLFVTFSQCAVTTLLCKGFSLLAVCGPPGTLDFPSLRLDLKVSRSVLPLSLVFIGMITFNNLCLKHVGVAFYNVGRSLTTVFNVLLSYLLLKQTTSLYALLTCGVIIGGFWLGIDQEGAEGTLSWTGIAFGILASLCVSLNAIYTKKVLPAVDSSIWRLTFYNNVNACVLFLPLMLLFGEFHTLYHFDKLGDPSFWGMMTLGGVFGFAIGYVTGLQIKFTSPLTHNVSGTAKACAQTVLAVAYYEETKSFLWWTSNMMVLGGSFAYTWVKGLEMRKVQEELSPKPGEKSETGV; translated from the exons ATGGCGCTGAGCGGCGCCGCCGACCCGCTGCTGCCGGCCGAGGAGGATGGCAGCAGCCGCCGGGAGCCGCCCTTCGCGCTCCGCGCCGCGCGCATCGCGCTGGTGGTCTGCCTCTACTGGGCCATCTCCATCACCATGGTGTTCCTCAACAAGTACCTGCTGGACAGCCCCACGCTGCGCCTGGACGCGCCGCTCTTCGTCACCTTCTCCCAGTGCGCCGTCACCACCCTGCTGTGCAAGGGGTTCAGCCTGCTGGCTGTCTGCGGCCCCCCGGGCACGCTGGACTTCCCCTCGCTGCGCCTGGACCTCAAGGTGTCACGCAGCGTGCTGCCCCTGTCCCTCGTCTTCATCGGCATGATCACCTTCAACAACCTGTGCCTCAAGCACGTCGGTGTGGCCTTCTACAACGTGGGCCGCTCGCTCACCACCGTCTTCAACGTCCTGCTCTCCTACCTGCTCCTCAAGCAGACCACCTCCCTCTACGCCCTGCTGACCTGCGGGGTCATCATAG GTGGCTTCTGGCTGGGTATAGACCAGGAAGGAGCAGAAGGCACCTTGTCATGGACCGGCATAGCCTTTGGGATCCTGGCAAGTCTTTGCGTTTCCCTCAATGCCATCTATACCAAGAAAGTTCTGCCTGCTGTGGATAGCAGCATCTGGCGTCTGACCTTCTACAACAATGTGAATGCGTGTGTCCTATTCTTGCCCCTTATGTTGTTGTTTGGTGAGTTTCATACCCTCTACCACTTTGATAAGCTGGGAGACCCCAGCTTCTGGGGTATGATGACCCTCGGTGGAGTGTTTGGTTTTGCCATCGGGTATGTGACGGGACTCCAGATAAAGTTCACCAGCCCACTCACCCATAATGTCTCTGGAACAGCTAAAGCCTGTGCCCAGACAGTTTTGGCTGTTGCCTACTATGAGGAGACCAAAAGCTTCCTGTGGTGGACAAGCAACATGATGGTTCTGGGGGGATCCTTTGCATATACATGGGTAAAAGGGCTGGAGATGAGGAAGGTACAGGAAGAATTGTCTCCAAAACCAGGTGAGAAAAGTGAGACCGGTGTCTAG